One window of the Fusobacteriaceae bacterium genome contains the following:
- the def gene encoding peptide deformylase has protein sequence MKGAEVVYTILKYGNEALRARAKDVPEVNEEMRTILKEMAETMKASNGVGLAAPQVGFPLRMFVCYTEEDVVKMVVNPVITPLTTELMEFVEGCLSVPGVYKNVKRPGKIRLEFLDEKGRPQSMVLEGFRAVIAQHEYDHLEGVLFVDKISPVAKRMIRKKLSQIKKAASET, from the coding sequence TTGAAAGGAGCTGAAGTCGTGTATACGATTTTGAAATATGGCAATGAGGCCCTGCGGGCAAGGGCGAAGGACGTGCCCGAGGTCAATGAGGAGATGAGAACGATCCTGAAAGAGATGGCGGAGACCATGAAAGCCTCAAACGGCGTGGGTCTTGCGGCGCCACAGGTCGGTTTTCCGCTGCGGATGTTCGTGTGCTATACGGAGGAAGACGTCGTCAAAATGGTCGTTAATCCCGTGATCACACCGCTTACTACAGAACTTATGGAATTTGTGGAAGGCTGTCTCAGCGTCCCCGGCGTCTACAAAAATGTCAAGCGCCCGGGAAAAATCCGGCTGGAGTTCCTTGATGAAAAAGGCCGGCCCCAGTCCATGGTGCTCGAAGGCTTCCGGGCCGTTATCGCCCAGCATGAATACGACCACCTTGAGGGCGTCCTCTTTGTGGACAAGATTTCTCCGGTCGCCAAACGCATGATCAGAAAAAAGCTTTCGCAGATCAAAAAAGCTGCCTCTGAGACCTGA
- the priA gene encoding primosomal protein N' yields MRYYKIFPDNTNGLFTYADPEDRYEPGERVEIPFRGKTASGLVIGPDTAEHHEYKILPITAPLPGEIRLTPAYISLLCWISDYYLCSLPGIIRAVLPKNLKVRIDRIMQGKTRKRKPSGAQGEPEYPGEPRAVTLTPEQEAARDAILKEEKPYHLLRGITGSGKTEIYIEVIRHAFDEGRGSIFLVPEISLTPQLVTRFRETFGDAVAVLHSKLTPAERGKEWYALYTGAKRIVLGVRSAVFAPVRDLKYIILDEEHETTYKQDSNPRYHARLVALRRAQLEDLTVVFGSATPSVESYAWAKSGLFNLISLDRRYNDALLPTMEIVDMRGEKDIYFSKKLLTEIRDTLRRGEQVILFLNRKGYSTYIQCTDCGAVEECPHCSIKLSYYAGRRVFKCNYCGETKPYTGRCPVCGGTNLVHSGKGIERVEEEIRKYFDVPVVSVDSEKARERDFYAEVYGDFAAGKYKILIGTQVVAKGLHFPNVTLVGVINADTILNFPDFRSGEKTYQIVTQVAGRAGRGERKGKVVVQTYQPENHTFTAILDGNYDKFYRQEMATRKLLSYPPFSRTINIGLSSPSEGDLQAFVKEFRTRIADDAVTILGPMQSLVYRVKDRYRYNIFIKGEKKEIAAYKRKLGAILEETGTEKTGPKKNIRISVDIDPVNLI; encoded by the coding sequence ATGAGATACTACAAGATATTTCCCGATAACACCAACGGGCTTTTTACTTATGCCGATCCTGAGGACCGCTATGAGCCCGGGGAGCGGGTCGAGATCCCTTTCCGGGGAAAGACGGCCTCGGGCCTCGTCATCGGCCCCGATACCGCCGAACATCATGAATACAAAATCCTGCCGATAACGGCGCCCCTTCCGGGGGAAATACGCCTAACGCCCGCTTATATTTCGTTACTCTGCTGGATCTCGGACTATTATCTGTGCAGCCTTCCGGGAATCATCCGGGCCGTGTTGCCGAAAAATCTCAAAGTCCGGATCGACAGGATCATGCAGGGAAAAACCCGAAAACGAAAGCCCTCAGGCGCGCAAGGCGAGCCGGAATATCCCGGCGAGCCCCGCGCCGTTACGTTGACCCCCGAACAGGAAGCGGCCCGGGACGCCATATTGAAAGAAGAAAAGCCCTATCATCTGCTGCGGGGGATCACGGGATCCGGAAAAACCGAGATCTATATTGAAGTGATACGTCACGCCTTTGACGAAGGCCGGGGCAGCATTTTTCTCGTACCGGAAATTTCTCTGACGCCCCAGCTGGTCACGCGCTTCCGGGAGACCTTCGGGGACGCCGTGGCCGTACTTCACAGCAAGCTCACGCCGGCGGAACGGGGGAAGGAATGGTACGCCCTCTATACGGGCGCGAAAAGAATCGTTCTGGGCGTACGATCGGCCGTTTTTGCCCCGGTGCGGGACCTCAAGTACATTATCCTCGACGAGGAGCATGAGACGACGTATAAACAGGATTCGAACCCCAGATATCACGCGAGGCTCGTGGCTCTCAGACGGGCCCAGCTCGAAGACTTGACCGTCGTCTTCGGAAGCGCCACGCCCTCGGTGGAAAGCTACGCCTGGGCCAAATCCGGTCTCTTCAATCTCATTTCCCTCGACAGACGCTACAACGACGCCTTGCTTCCGACCATGGAGATCGTCGATATGCGCGGGGAAAAAGATATTTATTTCAGCAAAAAACTCCTGACGGAGATCCGGGACACGCTGCGGCGCGGGGAGCAAGTCATCCTGTTTTTGAACCGCAAGGGCTATTCGACTTATATCCAGTGCACGGATTGCGGGGCCGTGGAGGAATGCCCCCATTGTTCCATCAAGCTCTCTTATTACGCCGGCAGACGCGTATTCAAGTGCAACTACTGCGGCGAGACAAAGCCCTATACGGGTCGTTGTCCGGTCTGCGGCGGGACGAACCTCGTTCACAGCGGCAAGGGCATCGAGCGCGTCGAAGAGGAAATCCGCAAATATTTTGACGTCCCCGTGGTCTCCGTGGATTCGGAAAAAGCCAGGGAGCGGGATTTTTACGCCGAAGTCTACGGGGATTTCGCGGCCGGCAAATACAAAATCCTCATCGGCACCCAGGTCGTCGCCAAGGGACTCCATTTCCCCAACGTGACCCTGGTGGGCGTCATCAACGCCGATACGATTCTCAATTTTCCCGATTTCCGTTCGGGGGAAAAGACTTACCAGATCGTGACCCAGGTGGCGGGCCGGGCAGGGCGCGGCGAGCGCAAAGGCAAGGTCGTCGTACAGACCTATCAGCCCGAAAACCATACGTTTACCGCGATCCTTGACGGAAACTACGACAAATTTTACCGGCAGGAAATGGCGACGCGGAAACTGCTTTCCTACCCCCCCTTTTCCCGGACGATCAATATCGGCCTTTCCTCCCCCTCCGAAGGAGATTTGCAGGCCTTCGTGAAGGAATTCCGGACGCGGATCGCGGACGACGCCGTCACGATCCTGGGTCCCATGCAGTCCCTGGTCTACCGGGTCAAGGACCGCTACCGCTACAATATCTTTATCAAGGGGGAAAAGAAAGAAATCGCGGCCTATAAGCGCAAATTGGGCGCTATACTCGAGGAGACGGGGACGGAAAAAACGGGGCCGAAAAAAAATATCCGGATTTCCGTTGATATTGACCCCGTAAATCTGATATAA
- the rsmA gene encoding 16S rRNA (adenine(1518)-N(6)/adenine(1519)-N(6))-dimethyltransferase RsmA, which translates to MAFRAKKKYGQNFLAEKSDILGKIIDTAEIGKDDCVLEIGPGQGALTALLLDHAWALTAVEIDPDLEERLRRKFAGYERFELIMADFLTLDLRAGLESWRDQGKRVKLVANIPYYITSPILRKLMEYRDLLDGIFIMVQKEVGKRICASSGKARGVLTLAVEYYGEASYGFTIDRSAFTPAPNVDSAFITIRPWKDRRWEQQIAGELFFRYIRTAFAGKRKTLLNNLAVLGISKAELSAILTELGIDAAERAENVSIAQFTRLIPRLEAALGK; encoded by the coding sequence ATGGCCTTCAGGGCGAAAAAAAAATACGGCCAGAATTTTCTCGCGGAAAAAAGCGACATCCTCGGGAAAATCATCGATACGGCGGAAATCGGCAAAGATGACTGCGTATTGGAGATCGGTCCGGGACAGGGCGCGCTGACGGCATTACTTCTCGATCACGCCTGGGCCCTTACGGCCGTGGAGATTGATCCGGATCTGGAAGAGCGACTACGCAGGAAATTTGCCGGCTACGAACGCTTTGAGCTCATTATGGCGGATTTTCTCACGCTGGACTTGCGAGCCGGACTCGAATCCTGGCGGGATCAGGGAAAGCGCGTCAAGCTCGTCGCCAATATCCCCTACTACATCACGTCGCCGATCCTCCGAAAGCTCATGGAATACCGGGACTTGCTGGACGGGATCTTCATCATGGTCCAAAAGGAAGTAGGGAAGCGGATTTGCGCAAGCTCGGGCAAGGCCCGGGGCGTGCTCACGCTGGCCGTCGAATATTACGGCGAGGCAAGCTACGGTTTTACCATCGACCGGAGCGCATTTACGCCCGCGCCCAACGTGGATTCGGCTTTTATCACGATCCGGCCGTGGAAGGACAGGCGTTGGGAACAACAGATCGCCGGAGAACTGTTTTTCCGCTATATCCGAACCGCCTTCGCCGGCAAGCGAAAGACACTTTTGAACAATCTGGCCGTCCTGGGAATCTCCAAGGCGGAATTGAGCGCCATATTGACTGAATTGGGCATCGACGCCGCCGAGCGGGCGGAAAACGTCTCCATAGCGCAATTTACGCGGCTGATCCCGAGACTCGAAGCCGCTCTCGGAAAGTGA
- a CDS encoding DUF4911 domain-containing protein, translating to MESYEFKIQSRKNDIDFINKIVESYEGVGFIKTVDAAQGLISFIVTPDFIETAREIVADLNRHHVETRIASEGKWDGVL from the coding sequence ATGGAAAGCTACGAATTCAAGATCCAAAGCAGAAAAAACGATATTGATTTCATCAATAAAATCGTCGAATCCTACGAAGGCGTCGGTTTTATCAAGACCGTAGACGCGGCGCAAGGGCTGATCAGCTTTATTGTGACGCCGGACTTTATCGAAACGGCCCGGGAGATCGTGGCCGACCTGAACCGCCATCACGTGGAGACCCGCATCGCCTCCGAAGGGAAATGGGACGGCGTCCTCTGA
- a CDS encoding septum formation initiator family protein, giving the protein MANNPPGNGKFIKNALCFAVVAVALYLQWPQIYKGILRIRKLTETRNELNARIGEERKKLAARQTEVSRLNEAYYREKLARDKLQMIKKGEIVYKLVENPEK; this is encoded by the coding sequence ATGGCAAATAATCCCCCCGGCAACGGCAAATTTATCAAAAATGCCCTCTGCTTCGCGGTCGTGGCGGTCGCGCTCTATTTGCAATGGCCGCAAATCTACAAGGGCATTCTCCGGATCCGGAAGCTGACCGAGACCAGAAACGAGCTGAACGCCCGGATCGGCGAGGAACGAAAGAAACTGGCGGCCCGCCAGACGGAGGTCTCGCGGCTCAATGAAGCCTATTACCGGGAAAAGCTGGCCCGGGATAAGTTGCAAATGATCAAAAAAGGCGAGATTGTCTACAAACTCGTGGAAAATCCCGAAAAATAA